The Malus domestica chromosome 10, GDT2T_hap1 nucleotide sequence TAGGCAGGTCCATCAACGTTTTTGGCTTTATGTTTCTCGTATTGGAACACATCTGTGTCGGCGGCACCACCGGAAACATGGCTTTGCAGCAAGAATattattgatttgatttgatttgttcaAGAGTACTCAAGAGTGAATTTGTGGTACCGTACGTGCTTAATATATACCGTGCTAGGGTTGGGCTTTTATATAtcgttagggttagggttagccttccttctccttttgctAATCGGAATGGGAAACATTGAATTATTACCTGATTTTGTGTAtacctttctttcttttgtagCCTATATtttagagaggaagagagaggatGCGGCAAAGAGTGAGAGACAAAAGGCTTGAGGAATTGTGATCGTATAACTACTTTATGTCAATGCCTTTGTTCATATTAGTAGGAGAGAGAATTACTTCTTCCCCAAGTAATAGGAGTTGTACAAGCAAATAATCTCCTAGATACAAAAGGAATCCTACATAATTGCTACTTAAGATTTACATGTACAATCAAACACATGTAATACATGCGAGGTTTTTTATCACATGTTATAATTGCTCGGGTAATTTCTAAAGCTGCACGTTCAAGTACTTGGCACGATGAACATTTCGTATGGAATGATATAATACGAACCCAAGGATCCAAAACTTGCGAGGAAGATTTATATACAGCATGTTAGATTAAAGTTTCCGGCGTATCGAAAACAATGACTGACTGTTTGGACCAAAAATTAGCTGCCATGCGCCCACCTTCTAACcctaattacatgttaatttaatatattattttcaatttttaaaactaattttaaacattgaaaaatctcaaaACCTTCAAGTTCCCCACCGGCCAAACCCCAGAAACAAGTAAACAACTACCCACCCACGCCACCCCTTCAATTGATTCTTCGAGTGTCGAGAGATCGAGAGAAACATGGCGAGGAATGATGGGGTTATGATACGACAGACTTTGCTTCGAATTGGAAATGGCATAGGCAATGGCTCCTATGGCCCCTCCTGCTTCCAAGTTCCTCATCGTCTTCACAGTTTTCCAAATTCATGTTCATCGTCGATACGTATTTAAGCCCGAAAGGAGAAATGAATAGTTGCCATTACAAATTTTATATTTGTACAATTTTCCTCAATTCGTCAACAACAATCAGAAAagtcatttttacaaaaaacaaTATCAGAAAAAAGGATCACCTAATGCCTTTTCGCCGTAGGATCACCATCAATTGGCTGCGTTCATCTGAAGAAAAGACCCTCAATGACCCGTGAAACTGCTCTGTAAACCACATGCTCCAATATTCTGTCCAAGGCACGCGTGCCACTGTTGAGAATCAGCATCCTTCTTTGTGAAATCCAGTTTGTAATCGGCTCTTTGTGAAATCCAGTTTGTAATCGGCGCGACAGGAGCAGGAGTGGGAGGAGCGGCGGCGGCGGCTGCGGAGGAGGAAGAGGTTCCctcctgctgctgctgctggtgcTCAAGAGCGCTGATAATAGCTGACATCATTTCAAGATCCTCCTCCGAATTTATGTATCCGTTGACCGCCACCTTCAGACTTCCTCTTCTTTTGACTTCGTCGGATATCAGGCGCCTCAAGACATTGAGAAGGGCTTTTTCCACTACAACCATGTCCGAGAAGGCAGAAATCATGGCCGAGAAGGCAGGTTTCAATTGTTTTGATTCGAATCTTCCATCATCCTTCTCCGCCATCAATCTCCGCCGGCACTGTTGGATGGAACAGATCGAATTGAGAATGCGTCTTGGTTGGAACGACGACGATTCCATGTGCGCGAGAGCGGGAGCGGCGGTGGAAGAGCTTGGCTCAAGAGCACTGATAATTGCTGACAAGGTTTCAAGATCGTCCTCCGAACTTAAATCTCCGCTGACCCCCACCTTCAGGCTTCCATTTCGTTTCTTGACTTCTTCGGATATCAGGCACGTCAGGAGATTGAGAAGGATCTTGTCCATTGAAACCATGCCCGAGAAGGCAGCTTCCAATTCTTCTGATTCGTATCTTCCATCATTCACCATCAAACTGCGCCTCCAATGTTGGATTGACCGGATCAAATTGAGAAGGAGCCGCGGTTGAAACGACGATTCCATACGCTCTGACACTTAATATGCTCTGAAATGCACTATGTACTGTAGAGATATAGAGATATATATACTAATTCGACAGAAGCAAGGAGGAGGGAGAGCACGTGGCCCGTGGGCCACTCATAATATTTTTCAGATAAAAGGCTGCACTGCCCGTTGGCCATTGCCCGTTGCCCAACAAGTAAGTAAATTCATTACttggaaaataaaagaaacaaaaatgacCATTAATATAGTGCTGATCAAATGCAACAACAAAAATGAGAGTAAATTCATGGATCACGAGTTCACGACTTAGACGTACTTTTCTTGCAACCATAAGCCGTGAAGAAGAGAACCGATGGAAGGCCTTCAtctatttcaataataaaaatgattgaattagaaaaatatatatagaatAAAACCACAAATTATTCAACGAGGTTTGGTGCAGAGAGAACCTCAAAAATTAATACCTTTAATTTTGTTTAGTGCCCTATCATAACCAAATTCGGTATTAAAGAGGACAGTGTTTGGTGGATATGGAGGTGGAGGTACTGTATCTCCTGGCCACCACCAACTGTCAAATGGAGGTAGAGGAGGTAGAGGACCTCGATCcgaatcttttttttctttttttttgggttcctttttttttttgggcaacGATTCCCAGTCTGAATCGAATAAATTTGGTTTGGGTAGGGTTTGTGTGGGATTTGGGGTAGGGTTTGTGTAGGGTTTGGGTAGGGTTTGTGTAGGAGACCCAAACCCAAAAATTAAGTAACCACACTGAATATCTTCTTAGGCCAACTCCGACAAGGAGACCCAAACCCAAAAATTGTCACGCAAcaacaaaacctaaacccaaagaatttgggttttgaccCAATGGGGGACCCACCCTCTTTTTCAAAAAACGCACAGCACTTTGATGTGATGGCCAAAAGTTGGGCTCCGCatatccaacggtccagatcaaaattgtttttttaGGGCAATTTTTGAATTTGATCTAGGGAACTTCAACGGAAAGcaccggtactgttcactttaacgaaaaatcatatttttatactaaaaagtcaatcctgatactattcactttaccctttattttgtccttatcattaaaacttaaagttttcaagtcattttcattagttttccttttgatctaatgatccagattttttttttcaaatttgaagatACACATTTAATGGCtaaaatttaaatccaaaacggtcaaaataagaaaataaatttaaaaaaaaaatacaaaattttaatGTATATTGAAGTTTAGCTGGTTAATGTAATTTGTTCGGTTTTAAaaattttgttggtttt carries:
- the LOC139188793 gene encoding uncharacterized protein, with the protein product MESSFQPRLLLNLIRSIQHWRRSLMVNDGRYESEELEAAFSGMVSMDKILLNLLTCLISEEVKKRNGSLKVGVSGDLSSEDDLETLSAIISALEPSSSTAAPALAHMESSSFQPRRILNSICSIQQCRRRLMAEKDDGRFESKQLKPAFSAMISAFSDMVVVEKALLNVLRRLISDEVKRRGSLKVAVNGYINSEEDLEMMSAIISALEHQQQQQEGTSSSSAAAAAAPPTPAPVAPITNWISQRADYKLDFTKKDADSQQWHACLGQNIGACGLQSSFTGH